The Phaeacidiphilus oryzae TH49 region CCAAGGCCGCCTTCGCGATCGGCTGGGTGGTGGCGCTGGCCGCCGGGATCGCGCTCGCCTCGGCGGCCGGACTCGGCGCGGGCCCCGGCTCGGCGCTGGGCGCGGTGGCCGGCGCCTGCGGACTGCTCGGGCGGCGGGTGGCGGCGTTCGACTTCCCCTCGCGGTTCGTCCACCGCACCGCCGGGGTCGCGCTGCCGCTCGCCTGCGCCGGCCCGCTGGTGCTCCTCCTGGGCGTTCTCGGCTGACCGCCGGGGGTCGCCCGCCGGGTCTGACGGGCCGTCAGCCGCACCGTGGCCTCTCATGGCCATGGTGCATGATGTCGGTCACGCAACCGTCGAGCGTCCGTTCGCCCTCTCTTGACTCAAGAGAACGCACCAGGAACCGAGGAGTCCAGTCCCATGCGGGCCTTGCGCCGTTTGATCATCACCCTGGTCGTGCTCTGCGCGCTGTTCGTGGCGGCGGACCGGATCAGCGTGGCGGTCGTCCAGGGGAAGATGGCGAGCAGGATCCAGGCCGCCGGAAACCTCAGCAGCAAGCCCGACCTCAGCATCAGGGGCTTTCCGTTCCTGACCCAGCTGGTCGCCAAGAAGCTGGACGACGTGAAGGTCTCCGCGAACGACCTGACGCTCAGCGACGGCTCGGGCGCCCAGGTCACGATCCGCTCGATCGACGCGGACCTGCGCGGCGTGCTGCTCCAGAACGGCTACAGCTCGGCGACCGTGCAGAACGGCACCGGGAGCATCCTCCTCTCCTACGCGGACGTCTCCAAGGCGATGGGCCACGGGCTGAGCTTCGCCTACGGCGGCGACGACCGGGTGCGGATCTCCGGGCAGGTCACCTGGCTGGGCATCCAGATCAAGGGCTCCGGCCGGGCCGGCCTCAAGGTGCTCAGCGGGGACTCGGTGGCGCCGACCGACATAAGCGTGGACAAGCTGACCGGCGCGGGGGTCTCGCTGCTGCCCGGCGACCCCAAGTCGGTGGTGAAGCAGCTCTTCGACACCTCCTTCAAGATCCCGAACATCCCCGCCGGGCTGAGCCTGGAGTCGGTGGAGGCCCGGCCGGACGGAGTGCTGGTGAGCCTCTCCGGATCGAACCTGAAGCTCAATCAGTGAGACCGGAATCCTGATTCCGTCCGCATTCCGAGACGCGGCCCGCGCGCCCACCGATCGGCCCCCGTTCCACCCCCGTATGTCCGGGTCCGGCCGCGGATGCCGCGACCTGGGGCGATGCCCGTGAGAGCAGCGTCGGCCCCACTCGTTCCCACATAGTGGATGATTTTGTCTCACCCATCGAACTACCGATGACAGACCGGGCGTTGCTTCCCTAGCATCGGGGTCATGACGCGACAGGCGGATCTGACGAAGCGGCGGGCGGTGGACCTGTGCCGCGTCTCCGCCTGCCTGTGTCGCAGCTTCTGAGTTCCCTCGCGCGGTAGAGCGTCCCGCTGGGACGGGTCCGCTCCCGCAACTCCTTGATCATCCATTGTGCGTTCCGGCATTCGGACCGTCCGGCCCCTGCGGTCGGCCGTTGGCCGCGGACACAGCACCTTCCGCTACTGCCCCGGAGGAGAAGCACCATGAGCCGCAGTGACGTCCTGGTGGACGCCGACTGGGTCCAGGCCCACCTGGACGACCCGAAGGTCGTCCTCGTCGAGGTCGACGAGGACACCGCCGCCTACGACAAGAACCACATCCGCAACGCCGTCCGGATCGACTGGAAGAAGGACCTCCAGGACCCGGTCCGCCGCGACTTCGTCGACCAGGCCGGCTTCGAGAAGCTGCTGTCCGCCAAGGGCATCGCCAACGACGACACCGTCGTCCTCTACGGCGGCAACAACAACTGGTTCGCGTCCTACGCCTACTGGTACTTCAAGCTGTACGGCCACGGCGACGTCAAGCTCCTCGACGGCGGCCGCAAGAAGTGGGAGCTGGACTCCCGCGACCTGGTCGACGGCTCCGAGGTGCCGAACCGTCCGGCCACCGAGTACAAGGCCAAGGCCCAGGACACCTCGATCCGGGC contains the following coding sequences:
- a CDS encoding LmeA family phospholipid-binding protein is translated as MRRLIITLVVLCALFVAADRISVAVVQGKMASRIQAAGNLSSKPDLSIRGFPFLTQLVAKKLDDVKVSANDLTLSDGSGAQVTIRSIDADLRGVLLQNGYSSATVQNGTGSILLSYADVSKAMGHGLSFAYGGDDRVRISGQVTWLGIQIKGSGRAGLKVLSGDSVAPTDISVDKLTGAGVSLLPGDPKSVVKQLFDTSFKIPNIPAGLSLESVEARPDGVLVSLSGSNLKLNQ
- a CDS encoding Ms5788A family Cys-rich leader peptide, with product MTRQADLTKRRAVDLCRVSACLCRSF
- a CDS encoding sulfurtransferase; the protein is MSRSDVLVDADWVQAHLDDPKVVLVEVDEDTAAYDKNHIRNAVRIDWKKDLQDPVRRDFVDQAGFEKLLSAKGIANDDTVVLYGGNNNWFASYAYWYFKLYGHGDVKLLDGGRKKWELDSRDLVDGSEVPNRPATEYKAKAQDTSIRAFRDDVVAAIGSLNLVDVRSPDEFSGKLLAPAHLPQEQSQRPGHVPSARNIPWSKSANDDGTFKSDDELRELYTEEGVDLAKDTIAYCRIGERSAHTWFVLHELLGQPNVKNYDGSWTEYGSLVGVPIELGANK